A stretch of the uncultured Trichococcus sp. genome encodes the following:
- the cas1 gene encoding type II CRISPR-associated endonuclease Cas1, with product MGFRNIYIENPARLSIKNRQLIISQDQDISIPVDDIDSIVIDSLQCTLTAPTISFLAENQVVLYTCNKQHMPCAVLNPLGNHSRKLIILQNQMGVTKRFKDRAWQKIIRQKVLNQARCLELTSSPNVAEVNKLATEVLEGDKSFKESSAAALYFRSLFDTNFNRRHETVHNAALNYGYAIVRGAISRDLCAYGFEPALGIHHHNELNAFNLADDLIEPFRPYVDLWVAQNVDPEEKVLTSSYKRDLVSLLFTEVKIDNELHSLTNAIRKTVSSYTSCCRNNSTAHLKLPELIPLRPHEYE from the coding sequence ATGGGGTTTCGAAATATTTATATAGAAAATCCAGCCCGATTAAGCATCAAAAATCGTCAACTGATTATTTCACAGGACCAGGATATTTCGATCCCTGTTGACGATATTGATAGCATTGTGATTGATTCTTTACAATGCACATTAACAGCACCAACCATTTCTTTTTTGGCAGAAAATCAAGTTGTCCTCTATACATGCAATAAGCAGCATATGCCCTGTGCTGTTTTGAATCCACTCGGAAATCATTCAAGGAAGCTAATCATCCTACAGAATCAGATGGGTGTGACTAAACGATTCAAAGATAGGGCTTGGCAAAAAATCATTCGGCAAAAAGTGTTGAATCAAGCTAGGTGTTTGGAGCTGACTTCTTCTCCCAATGTGGCTGAAGTGAATAAGTTGGCCACAGAAGTTTTGGAAGGAGACAAGTCTTTCAAAGAATCTAGTGCAGCAGCCCTATATTTTCGTTCACTTTTCGATACAAATTTTAATCGCAGGCATGAAACGGTTCATAACGCTGCGCTTAATTATGGATATGCCATAGTGCGTGGAGCGATATCCAGGGATTTGTGTGCATATGGTTTTGAGCCAGCACTGGGAATCCACCACCACAATGAACTGAACGCATTCAATCTTGCGGACGATCTGATTGAACCGTTCAGGCCATATGTAGATTTATGGGTGGCACAAAATGTTGATCCCGAAGAAAAAGTTCTTACTTCCTCTTACAAACGTGATCTTGTTTCCTTATTATTTACAGAAGTAAAAATCGATAATGAATTACATTCCCTTACCAATGCAATCCGAAAAACTGTATCTTCCTACACAAGTTGTTGCAGAAATAATTCAACGGCTCATCTGAAATTACCAGAATTGATCCCGTTGCGACCGCACGAGTATGAGTAG